The Acropora muricata isolate sample 2 chromosome 4, ASM3666990v1, whole genome shotgun sequence genome contains the following window.
ggttgatgtTTTTCACCCAGAACGAGAACGCTGGACAGCTCGCTCCTGCACGGATAGTCGAACGGATAGCCAAAGTTTACTGAAAATAATTCCTGACTTTGTTCAAGAGATAAAATCTGAAAGCCGCATAATGAGGATCTCTGAATGCAGCCCACGGAACCCGGTACGTATCCCAAAAAAATGTTACAATCCTCAATTTTCGTAGTTTTCTGGCAAGATACGATAAATTTTTCAAGGATGCACAGACAATCAAATGGTTTTAGCCAGCGGTTACACTCGAGAGATATCACGCAAGTCCCACCAGGGAAGGCTACACAAATACATCTTTTTACCCGCCATTTGGATGCGGTTGACTGGTCTGACCTCCAGCAATCAAGTATGCTAATTTGCCGTGGAATAAAAAAATTCCACcatgatgaaaaaaagaaaaacgcagTATTTTGTTGGCCCGAAACTGTCTGATCAAAAGAACTGTAACATCTGAACGCAACCATGTCGTGCAACGTGGTGTTTTAGCCCAGTAGGTAATACCATATTCCTTAAAAATTCAGTGCTTAGAATTCCAAGTCCTACCATGCGAAAATATTTTCAGAGCAAGGGAAAAAATCAATATCCCTATTTCCCATGAGGGTAACACAGTGCATTTTCACGAAGATTAGTCATCAATTTATCAATTGCATCAGCGAAATTCGAATTTCTTATCCCAAATaaattttttggtttgtttttatttggaGAAAACACGTGGAAATTCAACGGAAGTGACAAATGCGCAAGTAAAGTTGTTTTTATTGGCCAGAGTACGATCGAAGCGACTGATTGACCAATGAAAAAGCTAGCACGAGAATTCAGAGATTCCACGTGCGCTTCGATGTTATAAATAAGGGATCACACATCAGGATGGAGAGTTAGTCTGCACAACTTTCACTTTCCAAAATGAACAAGGAGGTGAGCCTGGACATTTAGTTCTTAGTCAATATGCAACAGTAGCTTGTTTCAAGCTAAATGGGACTTCAAAGTTAAACAGTTTAAACTCGACGTAGTGACACATCGTGTTTACAGGAGTTGAGAGCGTTGAGAatgataaaatgaaagctaTTGACAAAGTTAATCTTATGGAAGTAGACAAAGGAAGAACGAAAGGAACATGGCACCGTTGATCTTCGGATGGCCGTCTCTGATAAGAATGTGCCAATGAGCCAGGTCAATGATTTGAGGCTTTAATTGGATTGTGCTCTCAAAAACATAGCTTGTTCGAAAGTTGGATTTGGcgagaagaaaaataaaaatgtgtagagtaatcaaaaaataaaaaaacaagcgTAAAGCTCATACTCTGGTTATTTGAGGAATTTTTCTCTGATCATTGGAAAATAATTTTCGTCACACCaaatggaatttttttccttgcagAGCACAGGAGAAGACACGACCTCAATCTTGACGCGAATCAATGCCTTGTTGGATTCTGCTCTGGATCCCAGTAAGTCGTGTTAATCAGTTGTTTGGGGTTGTGTTCAGTTCAACGAAGAAATGTAATTGCTCTCGTCgcgtatttttgttttccagacTCGGCTGGAAGAAGTTTGTTTTCACCGCAGCCTGTATCGCAGCCGTCTTGTGGTTCTTTCATTGGCTATCCTGGACTTCAACCTACTCCCCCAGACTCGAGATCTCCGAGTCCCTTGCCTGTTAACGTTGATGAAAGGCTTGGCGAACTTTTCATGGTAAGCAGATAGAGAAAAAAGATTTGTTTTCCTTATTGAGACTTAAATTTCGCAGTTTGTTAGACTCTGCGACCTCATCAGGAATTAATTTGATGTTTGTTGACCTTACGTCTGCTTTGAATTTCGTCTGAAAAAGAACGTGATCGCATTCTTGGAAAACTTTGTGCTTTTAATTGGACCAATGATCTCTCCAATTCACTTAGTTGTCGTGAAATGCCCAAAACGTTGATATACAACTGAATGTACAGCCAATCTTCACGTTATTCTGTCCTAAGTagaccagtagtttcctctgaGACATGTCTACACGAGGTAGCACTGCAGAAGTTAAATGTTAAAAGGCGTATAATTACAGGCAGTCATTATAGACTTGTTGTATTGTATACCTTGCGACTACTAAAAATGCAATGACTAGAAATTGTTGTTTCTACCACTCCGACGATAAACACAACGCTTAAATGTACGGGACTTTGTGTGATAATTTGGCCTTCGCCCaagatacaataattattttaaagagcttttaagataataatatcattatgaTATGGTAATATTTGTACATCATTCTTTCCAACTATTTTCTTCTTCATGGAAGCCCTTATTCcaatattttaaattacttAACAAGTGATCTTGTTATTTTTACcaaaatgaattatttttaaataagtAGTAAGATCAAGTTTCCTTAGTTCATCAATGCGAGGCAATAAAAAGTACACTGAatgaatattaatgatttctttaaaatacACATTTTATTGGTCATGTATCATTGTTTATGAAAATTGCACTGTGGGAAAGCTGTTTTGCCATCTCGTCAATTCATCAGTATTCTATTTGGACTTGAATGGTGTCTGAATTTAATTTCAGGGGAATTTCTTGACTGGTGGTGCTCAGTTTGGAATGCATACTCCACCTGACAGTCTTCCATCCTCTCCTACAAGTACATTCTCTCCATTTGGTCCACTTTCTTTCTCTCCACTTTCTCCTATGGATTCAGAATCAAGTATCAGTCCCTTGAGACCTTCCTTGCGCAACTCGTTCCTTCCCCGCTGCCAGGCAAGACAGTTAGGCATGCCAGGGCCAGCTTTGCCTCCTCCTGAACTTGCATCTGCTGGCAGCTTGTTTGCTGACACTCGTTGGACTGGGGTCAATCCATTGTTTGGCATGTGGAATGAACCTACAGGATTTGAGTATATGCAGCAGCAAGGCCTAACACAACTTTTTGCAGGTAACAGCTTACTATTAATGCATTACTCAGCCCAAAATTGAAGAACAGCTCCTAAATGATAGTGTGAAGATaagtaattattgttgttaaaaCTGGTAAGTCTGTTAAAACATACTTAACTTCAGGCTCTAATAAAATTCATGAATCTGAAAATTGTTCCTCAGATTTAGCAGACTCTCAAGCCTCAGTCTTCCACAGGGTTTGTTATTGCCAATTCCATGGTGATaagtaaattcaaaaaaaactttcaagaaGTAGCAGCTGATCTATATACCTAATGGTGGCATTCTTTATTGAGCATATGATCCTCTTTAATGTCCAGTCCCTGGGAAATTTGTGGTGTAGAACAAGGTTAAAGTTGTCCTCAATTAAAGGAACATTGCAGTACCAATTTGCACTGTAGCAcaagttttaaatattaaaCACTCTACTGTGTTTAGGAGCAGACTGTAATAAAGGGAATATGAAGAAGTGGTCTGGTCAACTCCCACGCCGTAACTATAAGAATCCAAGCTACTCCACGAAGGTGTTTCTTGGAGGTGTTCCTTGGGATATAACAGAAGGTATGCAAATTCTCATGTTATTTATTGAGAAATGTCATCTCAGCTACAGGAAAACTCCAGAATCACTTTACTTAAAGATACAAACtgaattaaaattgaaaatttgatcaTGTTACTAATAGAACATTTAGAGCTGAGTGGACAATGTTACAAAACATAGGCTGTAGTGCTTGCAGCACCAGACAAATACCACATTCAAGGATTGATGTTTGTCACGAAAAACTATGGGTGGAAGTGTTTCACAGGTCACCTTAAAGATATGCAAAGGAATTTCAGAAATTCAGTTAAAAATTGTGGCGGTGATTTATTGTGTTAGGTTAAATGATCGTAAACTGAAAACGACAATAGAATGAATCTGTGTCAATTTAGTGGTAATTGCTGCTAAAACATGATCAAATTATGCAAAACACACTATGCAATTTCAAATCAATTACACCAGGAAAATAACAATAGCAACAACACAAACTTGCACAAACCAAAAAAACTATGCAAGATCTGATCAAAGGAACACATGATAGAAAAGAACGATAGAGTTAGACTGATTTAAAACCTAAGTGCTCTGTGGCCAAAAAAAAGTGGGGGTTCACTTGCATTTAATTCTTTGACCTCAGACCTTTTGTCTTCTAGAGAGGTGGCAACCAGTGAGTATGTAATCATTTCTGATAGAATAGGTAGTAAAGGCtgaaattaatttgaaaataaCTTCAGTTGATATTTGATGTGGAAGGTACCCGGGGAAGGTACTGAGGCAGGAGGAGAAAGATAAGCAATTGTGTATCCTTTTCCACTTGTCTCACTCGATCAACTTATGCCAAGGACTTAACTTAATAAATCTTCATTTCTTAAGCTGAAGCCAAGGCACACATGAGTAGGGCTACAGAgaagcccgggggggggactcatatatgaaacagacggggatgctcgtcgtctcgcttaggggtgtaaattttggattttggtctcgcttagggctttctgggcaaagcgccaatattttaagccgccatggtctcgtttagggttccgcgaagaaacacagaattacacgaagagaaacaaaagtcgaattttctttttcttctttttttttcttttttaagcagtctcttttaggggtcaaaatttgcttaagccacacgcagatggtctcctttagaggttaaattcaaaatttccgagcatccccgtctgttccatataggagtccccatCCGGGGAGAGAAGGTCATGTCTAAAAAAAACCAGTTTGGGAGGAACAGCAAGCCACTGTGCATGCCTAAGGACAATACATGACCATGGTTTTGTTGAAGTGACATGAACCTTGAAAGTAGACAGAACTCTAACACAAACTAAACTGTTTTTAGCCTCACTGGTTATGTCATTTAAGCCATTTGGCTCTGTCAGAGTGGAGTGGCCAGGGAAAGCTGATGGCCGACATTTACATCACCCCCCTAAAGGTAAGCAATCATGTTAACTAATATTTATCTTGCGAGCCTTAATTATGCAAGAGAGATTGATTTTGATAAACCAatgttgttttatttatttccttttattataatggcaaattaattattttaatgtggaATTCAATCTCATTTTAGGTTATG
Protein-coding sequences here:
- the LOC136914467 gene encoding cytoplasmic polyadenylation element-binding protein 1-like isoform X2; translated protein: MNKESTGEDTTSILTRINALLDSALDPNSAGRSLFSPQPVSQPSCGSFIGYPGLQPTPPDSRSPSPLPVNVDERLGELFMGNFLTGGAQFGMHTPPDSLPSSPTSTFSPFGPLSFSPLSPMDSESSISPLRPSLRNSFLPRCQARQLGMPGPALPPPELASAGSLFADTRWTGVNPLFGMWNEPTGFEYMQQQGLTQLFAGADCNKGNMKKWSGQLPRRNYKNPSYSTKVFLGGVPWDITEASLVMSFKPFGSVRVEWPGKADGRHLHHPPKGYVYLIFDSEKSVKALLASCTHDFCNGGDWYFKISSRRMRCKEVQVIPWVLSDTNYVRGPHQRLDTSWTVFVGGLHGMLNAEGLAYIMNELFGGVVYAGIDTDKHRYPIGSGRITFNNQKSFLEAVRSGFIEIETPKFVKKVQVDPYLEDSMCDICRTTSGPFFCREESCFKYYCHSCWLWHHSIEGYRHHRPLTRTSKSSNA
- the LOC136914467 gene encoding cytoplasmic polyadenylation element-binding protein 1-like isoform X1, which translates into the protein MAVSDKNVPMSQSTGEDTTSILTRINALLDSALDPNSAGRSLFSPQPVSQPSCGSFIGYPGLQPTPPDSRSPSPLPVNVDERLGELFMGNFLTGGAQFGMHTPPDSLPSSPTSTFSPFGPLSFSPLSPMDSESSISPLRPSLRNSFLPRCQARQLGMPGPALPPPELASAGSLFADTRWTGVNPLFGMWNEPTGFEYMQQQGLTQLFAGADCNKGNMKKWSGQLPRRNYKNPSYSTKVFLGGVPWDITEASLVMSFKPFGSVRVEWPGKADGRHLHHPPKGYVYLIFDSEKSVKALLASCTHDFCNGGDWYFKISSRRMRCKEVQVIPWVLSDTNYVRGPHQRLDTSWTVFVGGLHGMLNAEGLAYIMNELFGGVVYAGIDTDKHRYPIGSGRITFNNQKSFLEAVRSGFIEIETPKFVKKVQVDPYLEDSMCDICRTTSGPFFCREESCFKYYCHSCWLWHHSIEGYRHHRPLTRTSKSSNA